One Plasmodium sp. gorilla clade G2 genome assembly, chromosome: 12 genomic window carries:
- a CDS encoding pre-mRNA splicing factor, putative: MDLLKGYSDNNESDIEGEDESKKNSSNKNDDTEYSENKEKNDKDQNNYDIINIRPINTLNCAPDVNTYDLEIKCYKEKFQNIEKKIMFDNPEFHNILNRPQQGPSINEHYNFLKNENKNHYNGTIETTFVNKNIFDYQYNQFNVTGIAENPALKNYYKNNYANYLVAKNINERNNMNEDLTFKRHKKKRSKNNDDNILDKYKGPWEEKETNKKEQNEEKEDLLNDNKKAKNDNDDDNNDKKKNKYILTKLESCAYEEAIKNNVIKDKNTLYNDKIISTLHLNEELNDEDDGNMGFYNKSWFQLPAEYKERDFMIEENFPPKKEIHTYKGHKMGVQKIRFFPKYGNYLLSASLDNTLKLWSVYKSKSCIRTYKGHFKGVKDVLFDNDGSSFLSCSYDNNVIYWDTEYGKIKGIYNQKKTPYCLCLNPDDTNTFLVGGANNKICHIDFRTGNIELEYNEHLQAINTITLCENNKKLISTSDDKKIFIWEYGLPVVVKYISDASMFSITSVSVHPSNNFFLCQSMNNVITVYEATGKFRLFSKKTFKGHHNIGYSINVSCSNDGKYVISGDSNGGLFIWNWKKMVNFKNIKAHKNVCIDCVWHPFKTSMLATASWDGTIKLWE, encoded by the coding sequence atggaTTTACTAAAAGGGtatagtgataataatgaatcaGATATAGAAGGTGAAGATGAATCAAAGAAAAATTCTTccaataaaaatgatgatacaGAATATtctgaaaataaagaaaaaaatgataaagaccaaaataattatgatataataaatatacgtCCTATTAATACATTAAATTGTGCTCCTGATGTAAATACATATGATTTGGAAATAAAATGTTACAAAGAGAAATttcaaaatattgaaaaaaaaattatgtttgATAATCCTgaatttcataatattttgaaCAGGCCTCAACAAGGACCGAGTATAAATGAACATTAcaactttttaaaaaatgaaaataaaaatcattatAATGGTACTATTGAAACTACATtcgtaaataaaaatatatttgattatCAATATAATCAATTTAATGTAACTGGGATTGCTGAAAACCCtgctttaaaaaattattataaaaataattatgctAACTATTTAGTagcaaaaaatataaatgaaagaaaCAATATGAATGAAGATTTAACTTTTAAAAgacataaaaagaaaagatctaaaaataatgatgacaatatattagataaatataaaggcCCATGggaagaaaaagaaacaaataaaaaagaacagAATGAAGAAAAGGAAGATTTATTAAACGATAATAAAAAAGCAAagaatgataatgatgatgataataatgataaaaaaaaaaataaatatatattaaccaAGTTAGAATCATGTGCTTATGAAGAagcaattaaaaataatgttataaaGGATAAGAATactttatataatgataaaattatttcaaCATTACATttaaatgaagaattaaatgATGAGGATGATGGTAATATGggattttataataaatcatGGTTTCAATTACCAGCTGAATATAAAGAAAGAGATTTCATGATAGAAGAAAATTTCCCACCTAAAAAAGAAATCCATACATATAAAGGGCATAAAATGGGTGTACAGAAAATTCGATTTTTTCCAAAATATGGAAATTATCTTTTATCTGCTTCTTTAGATAATACATTAAAATTATGGAGTGTATACAAATCCAAAAGTTGTATAAGAACATATAAAGGTCACTTTAAGGGTGTAAAAGATGTTTTGTTTGATAATGATGGTTCCAGTTTTTTAAGTTGtagttatgataataatgtaatTTATTGGGATACAGAatatggaaaaataaaaggaatatataatcaaaaaaaaacaccCTATTGTTTGTGTTTGAATCCAGATGATACAAATACATTCTTAGTTGGAGGAGCtaacaataaaatatgtcATATCGATTTCAGAACAGGAAATATTGAATTAGAATATAATGAACATTTACAAGCAATAAATACAATTACCTTatgtgaaaataataaaaaattaattagtACAtcagatgataaaaaaatttttatttgggAATATGGGTTACCTGTAGtagttaaatatatatcagaTGCATCCATGTTTTCAATAACATCTGTTTCTGTACATCCaagtaataatttttttttatgtcaaTCCATGAATAATGTAATAACTGTATATGAAGCTACAGGCAAATTTCGATTATTTTCCAAAAAAACTTTTAAAGGTCATCACAATATTGGGTATTCAATTAATGTATCTTGTAGTAATGATGGAAAATATGTAATAAGTGGTGATAGCAATGGAGGATTATTTATTTGGAACTGGAAAAAAATGgtgaattttaaaaatataaaagcaCATAAAAATGTATGTATTGATTGTGTTTGGCATCCATTTAAAACATCAATGTTAGCCACAGCTAGTTGGGATGGAACAATTAAATTATGGGAATAA
- a CDS encoding raf kinase inhibitor, with product MTIPTISELKKDRIIPHVFPNDNIDLNVELFISFKAGKEVNHGNVLDIAGTGSVPRNIKFSEEPPDGYCFVLFMVDPDYPSRLRPDGKEYVHWVVSGIKSKELIKGTQKNCITILPYVGPSIKKGTGLHRISFIISLIKEEDKDNITGLPHYRGEKYITRVKFNNYESVHNIAQINNMKIVGYNWCQIEG from the coding sequence ATGACAATACCTACCATAAGTGAACTTAAAAAGGATAGAATTATACCTCACGTTTTtccaaatgataatattgattTGAACGTAGAACTTTTTATAAGTTTTAAAGCAGGAAAAGAAGTGAATCACGGAAATGTTTTAGATATTGCTGGAACTGGAAGTGTAccaagaaatataaaattttcagAAGAACCTCCAGATGGTTattgttttgttttattcATGGTAGATCCTGATTATCCTTCGAGATTACGACCAGATGGTAAGGAATATGTTCATTGGGTGGTATCAGGTATAAAATCGAAAGAATTAATAAAGGGAACTcaaaaaaattgtataacTATATTGCCATATGTAGGTCCATCTATTAAGAAGGGTACAGGTTTACATAGAAttagttttattatttccttaataaaagaagaagataaaGATAACATTACAGGCTTACCTCATTATAGaggagaaaaatatattacaagaGTAAAATTTAACAATTATGAATCAGTTCATAATATTGctcaaattaataatatgaaaattgTAGGTTATAATTGGTGTCAAATTGAAGGgtag
- a CDS encoding aminophospholipid-transporting P-ATPase, putative, whose translation MSLVYRKTLNFLKGKNEDDKDIKININGENKRTCNNSVITSKYTVFNFIFLNMYEQFHKISNVYFFFIGILQVIPQFTATNGIPTVFFPLLIVLTANAIKDAFEDWNRHKTDKIENNRMCYVIVNEEEKNIYEEKSNKKNIFKKLKRYIFGNRKICSTENYYDEDDMYDDEITDINDYINNYEENLENIEDILLLCTSHKNGIAFVETSSLDGETNLKVKEANAFLFNILGNDRNIAIDKVKNLKGFILSDKPNKDLSTMYGTIYFEKDKKIDVENIGIQELLKKTTEEIEYRKKRLSSVRFK comes from the exons ATGTCCTTAGTTTATAGGAAAACACTGAACTttttaaaaggaaaaaatga AGATGATAaggatattaaaataaacataaatggGGAAAACAAAAGGACCTGTAACAATTCCGTGATAACGTCTAAATATAccgtttttaattttatatttttaaatatgtatgaACAATTTCATAAGATATCaaatgtgtatttttttttcattggtATATTACAAGTAATACCTCAATTTACTGCTACCAATGGAATTCCTACAGTTTTTTTCCCCCTTCTAATTGTGCTAACAGCGAACGCCATAAAAGACGCTTTTGAAGATTGGAATAGGCATAAAACAgataaaattgaaaataatagAATGTGCTATGTTATcgtaaatgaagaagaaaaaaatatatatgaagagaaaagtaataagaagaatatttttaaaaaattaaaaagatatatttttggAAATCGTAAGATTTGTAGTActgaaaattattatgatgaagatgatatgtatgatgatgaaattactgatattaatgattatattaataattatgaagaaaatttAGAAAACATTGAAG atatcttattattatgtactAGTCATAAAAATGGCATTGCCTTTGTTGAAACCTCTAGTTTAGATGGTGAAACAAATTTAAAAGTAAAAGAAGCTAatgcatttttatttaatatattaggCAATGATAGAAATATTGCAATTGATAAAgtgaaaaatttaaaaggTTTTATTTTAAGTGATAAACCAAATAAAGATTTATCTACCATGTATGGTActatttattttgaaaagGATAAGAAAATAGATGTAGAAAATATTGGTATacaagaattattaaaaaaaacaacggAAGAAATAGAATATCGAAAAAAAAGGTTATCTAGTGTAAGATTTAAGTAA
- a CDS encoding aminophospholipid-transporting P-ATPase, whose protein sequence is MSLVYRKTLNFLKGKNEDDKDIKININGENKRTCNNSVITSKYTVFNFIFLNMYEQFHKISNVYFFFIGILQVIPQFTATNGIPTVFFPLLIVLTANAIKDAFEDWNRHKTDKIENNRMCYVIVNEEEKNIYEEKSNKKNIFKKLKRYIFGNRKICSTENYYDEDDMYDDEITDINDYINNYEENLENIEGTVKKRWKDIKAGDIILCRRSEFFCADILLLCTSHKNGIAFVETSSLDGETNLKVKEANAFLFNILGNDRNIAIDKVKNLKGFILSDKPNKDLSTMYGTIYFEKDKKIDVENIGIQELLKKTTEEIEYRKKRLSSVDLSKSSSIIGSNICNDNNNSNNNKSDSKNYIDDDDDDGDMDENKILKNDNYIRIPFDEKQFVLRGCKLKNTDWIMGIVIYVGRETKIQMNSSKSIKKTSKLEILTNKMTIIIWVIQMIICLISAYYNAIIVSSSRKNRFRYLPFNLEKAKKPYIVGIISFFSWVVITGNFVPISLIVTMSFVKVVQAYFISCDKNMIHKVQADVPSFSEPKEIPNIPKDDISSNADVIKRRRSKKIADNSLLHIDENQTEEYNMDMKSDCMALKNNSSHQNINDNNKQYSSSSLGIISNETKREISSRVISFKDSKEKNYIYFNAVPRTSSLIEELGQIEYIFSDKTGTLTCNIMEFRKCAINGISYGKGLTEIKRNILKKKNLEIPVEPTMKFKKKTPHVNIIDNDIINHLKDPNHFNHVNLINFFLHLAINHAVICEKDKEGVTTYSSSSPDEEALVNAAKHFDITFLYRREGKYGISIFGKIYEIDTLATIEFTSKRKMSSVICRIPVINPDHNNVRDSKSFNMDKNKNNSVDNFCDDKNNCNIIYNNNEGRTPEVITCKNSKNSKIMLFCKGAGSMILKKLAKRSDVDELTIEHMETYADEGLRTLCIAQRELSEESFAEWYHLYKEASLSIKDREEKLESVAEYIENDLILQGITGIEDKLQEGVSSTIEDLRMAGIHIWMLTGDKIETAMNIGIAANLIDNYSEQFIYTEEYIQSEEALIKKMDDDILMVEKSLNIPHYDFDDENNNVEDDNRKPFFRNNFIKNFFCDKKKNGLLVNPDKYNMLINTLNYVLVVDGSVIDILLSEKMEKKFFYLADKCSSVICGRVSPYQKGAIVSSANRLLNKITLAIGDGANDRNMINTANIGVGIRGQEGVQAFNSSDYGISQFRFLKNLLLVHGRLSYRRISKLVVYMFYKNMVLIFPLFIFGSISLYSGQKIYFEFLLHLFNVLFTAIPVVIHAVLDQDISLNTAMEKPNLYKLGIHHYYFNIRTFISWVMNSLFHGSVVFLIPLYFLSYYNIPTSDGIPYDIWTVGCATYFLTVLIVNFKILFETYYLNILPISGIALSIFSFVLLVTAFSFMCVGSIHLLGTIVYLVQSLRFWLVVILGLFTALLRDYVFKVYKRNFNPEIYHLLLDQENAKIGMNDVIDQLKLNELDKDDDIRIEKSKSLGYAFSEADPACIQLIRKQDNMI, encoded by the exons ATGTCCTTAGTTTATAGGAAAACACTGAACTttttaaaaggaaaaaatga AGATGATAaggatattaaaataaacataaatggGGAAAACAAAAGGACCTGTAACAATTCCGTGATAACGTCTAAATATAccgtttttaattttatatttttaaatatgtatgaACAATTTCATAAGATATCaaatgtgtatttttttttcattggtATATTACAAGTAATACCTCAATTTACTGCTACCAATGGAATTCCCACAGTTTTTTTTCCCCTTCTAATTGTGCTAACAGCGAATGCCATAAAAGACGCTTTTGAAGATTGGAATAGGCATAAAACAgataaaattgaaaataatagAATGTGCTATGTTATcgtaaatgaagaagaaaaaaatatatatgaagagaaaagtaataagaagaatatttttaaaaaattaaaaagatatatttttggAAATCGTAAGATTTGTAGTActgaaaattattatgatgaagatgatatgtatgatgatgaaattactgatattaatgattatattaataattatgaagaaaatttAGAAAACATTGAAGGTACTGTTAAAAAAAGATGGAAAGATATAAAAGCTGgtgatattattttatgtagaAGATCTGAATTTTTCTGTGCAGatatcttattattatgtactAGTCATAAAAATGGCATTGCCTTTGTTGAAACCTCTAGTTTAGATGGTGAAACAAATTTAAAAGTAAAAGAAGCTAatgcatttttatttaatatattaggCAATGATAGAAATATTGCAATTGATAAAgtgaaaaatttaaaaggTTTTATTTTAAGTGATAAACCAAATAAAGATTTATCTACCATGTATGGTActatttattttgaaaagGATAAGAAAATAGATGTAGAAAATATTGGTATacaagaattattaaaaaaaacaacggAAGAAATAGAATATCGAAAAAAAAGGTTATCTAGTGTAGATTTAAGTAAGAGTAGTAGTATTATCGGAAGTAATATATGCAAcgacaataataatagtaataataataaaagtgatagtaagaattatattgatgatgatgatgatgatggtgatatggatgaaaataaaatattaaaaaatgataattatataagaatacCTTTTGATGAAAAACAATTTGTATTAAGAGGatgtaaattaaaaaataccGATTGGATAATGGGAATTGTTATATATGTAGGTAGAGAAAcaaaaatacaaatgaatTCTTCAAaatcaattaaaaaaacaagtaaattagaaatattaacaaataaaatgaCCATAATTATATGGGTCATACAAATGATTATTTGTTTAATTTCTGCATATTATAATGCTATAATTGTAAGTTCATCTAGAAAAAATCGATTTAGATATTTGCCTTTTAATTTGGAAAAGGCTAAAAAACCATACATAGTAggaataatttcttttttctcatGGGTAGTTATTACAGGAAATTTCGTTCCTATTAGTTTAATTGTTACCATGAGTTTTGTTAAAGTGGTTCAAGCGTATTTTATTTCAtgtgataaaaatatgattcaTAAAGTACAAGCAGATGTTCCTTCATTTAGTGAACCAAAAGAAATTCCAAATATACCGAAAGATGACATTTCATCAAATGCAGATGTTATAAAACGAAGGCgatcaaaaaaaatagcaGATAACTCTTTATTACACATAGATGAAAATCAAAcagaagaatataatatggACATGAAAAGTGATTGTATGGCTCTTAAAAATAACAGTAGTCatcaaaatattaatgataataataaacaatattCATCTAGTAGTTTGGGAATTATTAGTAATGAAACAAAACGAGAAATTTCATCTAGagttatatcatttaaagattcgaaagaaaaaaattatatatattttaatgctGTACCAAGAACATCTAGTTTAATTGAAGAGTTAGGTCAAAtcgaatatattttttcagaTAAAACTGGAACGTTAACATGTAATATCATGGAATTTCGAAAATGTGCTATTAATGGTATTTCGTATGGAAAGGGACTTACcgaaattaaaagaaatattttgaagaagaaaaatttaGAAATACCTGTGGAACCAACCAtgaaatttaaaaagaaaacacctcatgtaaatattatagataatgatataataaatcatttaaaAGATCCAAATCATTTTAATCatgtaaatttaataaacttTTTCCTTCATCTAGCTATTAATCATGCTGTTATTTGTGAAAAGGATAAAGAGGGGGTAACTACCTATTCATCCAGTAGTCCCGATGAAGAAGCTTTAGTTAATGCAGCAAAGCATTTTGATATTACCTTTTTATATAGAAGGGAAGGAAAGTATGGTATAAGTATCTttggaaaaatatatgaaattgaTACATTAGCAACTATTGAATTTACtagtaaaagaaaaatgagtAGTGTAATTTGTAGAATACCTGTAATAAATCCTGATCATAATAATGTAAGAGACTCTAAATCATTTAACATGGATAAGAACAAGAATAATAGTGTTGATAATTTttgtgatgataaaaataattgcaatattatttataataataatgaaggaCGCACACCAGAAGTTATTACTTGTAAAAATAGTAAGAATTCCAAAATTATGCTATTTTGTAAAGGAGCTGGTAGtatgattttaaaaaaattagccAAACGATCAGATGTAGATGAATTAACCATTGAACATATGGAAACGTATGCAGATGAAGGCTTACGAACTTTATGCATTGCACAAAGAGAATTGAGTGAAGAGAGTTTTGCCGAATGGTATCATCTTTATAAAGAGGCTTCTTTAAGTATAAAAGATAGAGAAGAGAAATTAGAAAGTGTTGCtgaatatattgaaaatgaTTTAATATTACAAGGTATTACTGGTATAGAAGATAAGTTACAAGAAGGTGTTAGTTCAACCATTGAAGATTTAAGAATGGCTGGAATTCATATATGGATGTTAACAGGTGATAAAATTGAAACTGCTATGAATATTGGTATAGCAGCAAATTTAATAGATAATTATTCAGAACAATTCATTTATACAGAAGAATATATTCAGAGTGAAGAAgctttaataaaaaaaatggatgATGATATTTTAATGGTTGAAAAATCTTTAAATATACCACATTATGATtttgatgatgaaaataataatgttgaaGATGATAATAGAAAACCTTTTTttagaaataattttataaagaaCTTTTTTTgtgataagaaaaaaaatggttTATTAGTTAATCCAGATAAATACAATATGttaataaatacattaaaTTATGTTTTAGTTGTGGACGGTTCTgttattgatatattattaagtgaaaaaatggaaaagaaattcttttatttagcTGATAAATGTTCATCTGTTATATGTGGTCGAGTTAGTCCATATCAAAAAGGAGCTATTGTATCATCAGCTAATcgattattaaataaaattacattAGCTATAGGTGATGGTGCCAATGACCGAAATATGATTAATACAGCAAATATTGGAGTAGGTATAAGAGGACAAGAAGGAGTTCAAGCATTTAATTCTTCAGATTATGGTATTAGCCAATTCcgatttttaaaaaatttattattagtaCATGGTAGATTATCATATAGAAGAATAAGTAAATTAGtggtatatatgttttataaaaatatggttttaatatttccattatttatttttggttcgatttctttatattcaggacaaaaaatatattttgaatttttattacatttatttaatgtCCTTTTTACCGCTATACCAGTTGTAATTCATGCTGTGTTAGATCAAGATATTAGTTTAAATACAGCAATGGAAAAaccaaatttatataaattaggtatacatcattattattttaatattagaaCATTTATATCATGGGTAATGAATAGTCTTTTTCATGGATCAGTTGTTTTTCTAAtacctttatattttttatcatactATAATATACCTACATCAGATGGAATACCATACGACATTTGGACCGTAGGATGTGCtacttattttttaacaGTTTTAAttgttaattttaaaattttatttgaaacctattatttaaatatacttCCCATTAGTGGTATTGCTTTAAGTATATTTTCGTTTGTGCTCTTAGTTACTGCATTTTCTTTTATGTGTGTAGGAAGTATTCATCTTTTAGGAACTATAGTATATCTTGTTCAGTCACTTCGTTTTTGGCTCGTTGTTATATTGGGATTATTTACAGCATTGTTAAGAGATTACGTTTTTAAAGTGTACAAGAGAAATTTCAACCCAgagatatatcatttattattagatcaa GAAAATGCAAAAATAGGCATGAACGATGTTATTGATCAGTTAAAGTTGAATGAATTAGATAAGGATGATGATATT agAATTGAAAAATCCAAATCATTAGGATATGCATTTAGTGAAGCAGACCCTGCATGTATACAATTAATTAGAAAACAAGATAAtatgatttaa
- a CDS encoding D-ribulose-5-phosphate 3-epimerase, putative, translating into MSTLKAIIAPSVLASNISKLAEETQRMESLGAEWIHLDVMDMHFVPNLSFGPPVINNLKKYTKSIFFDVHLMVEYPEKYVPLLKTSNQLTFHFEALNEDTERCIQLAKEIRDNNLWCGISIKPKTDVQKLVPLLDTNLINTVLVMTVEPGFGGQSFMHDMMGKVSFLRKKYKNLNIQVDGGLNIETTEISASHGANIIVAGTSIFNAEDPKYVIDTMRASVQKYLKN; encoded by the coding sequence ATGAGTACGTTAAAAGCTATAATTGCCCCTTCAGTACTTGCATCCAATATAAGCAAATTAGCTGAAGAAACACAACGAATGGAATCTTTGGGTGCAGAATGGATCCATTTAGATGTTATGGACATGCATTTTGTTCCTAATTTATCATTTGGTCCACctgttattaataatttaaaaaaatatacaaaaagtattttttttgatgtaCACTTAATGGTTGAATATCCAGAAAAATATGTACCATTGTTAAAAACATCAAATCAACTAACTTTTCATTTTGAAGCATTAAATGAAGATACTGAAAGATGTATACAACTAGCCAAAGAAATTAgagataataatttatggTGTGGAATTTCTATCAAACCTAAAACCGATGTACAAAAATTAGTTCCCTTATTAGATactaatttaataaatacagTTTTAGTTATGACTGTCGAACCAGGATTTGGAGGGCAATCATTTATGCATGATATGATGGGTAAAGTTTCATTtcttagaaaaaaatataaaaatttaaatattcaagTTGATGGAGGATTAAATATTGAAACCACCGAAATTTCTGCTTCTCACGGAGCCAATATTATTGTTGCAGGAACTAGTATTTTTAATGCGGAGGACCCAAAATATGTTATTGACACAATGAGAGCATCAGTCCagaaatatttgaaaaattaa